One Robbsia sp. KACC 23696 DNA segment encodes these proteins:
- a CDS encoding efflux transporter outer membrane subunit translates to MRKDVRGPTSSLLALSAALVMAGALAGCVVGPNYKTPTTAVPAAFKEAPPGWKVAQPSDHDPRGAWWEVFGDPTLNGLIEKANQANQSIAQYEAAYRQATALIDQARSSYFPTLGATGSATRSGTGRNASSTGRSSIGNSYSAEAQASWEPDLWGSVRRSVTSERASAQSAQANLANARLSVQGTLAEDYFQLRALDAAQALYDETVSSYQDYLKLTQNRYAQGVAARSDVLQAQTQLQTAQASAVDNQVSRAQYEHAIAVLVGEPASVFTLAAAPLHAEPPTIPLTLPSSLLERRPDVAAAERSAASANEQIGIAQAAYFPTLTLSASGGFASSAFSDWLTAPARVWTIGPQLAATLFDGGLRRAKVAEARASYDQAAATYRAAVLTAFQDVEDNLSSLRILANEATIQRDAVSSAQQSLTISTNGYKAGTNQYLDVLTAQATLLSARRSLVDVEGRRMVAAAGLIKALGGGWDGLSAPVDRNGEPVIAAGDPAPDSAGKSLPR, encoded by the coding sequence ATGAGAAAGGATGTCCGCGGACCAACGTCGTCATTGCTGGCGCTGAGCGCCGCATTGGTCATGGCGGGTGCATTGGCTGGCTGCGTCGTCGGGCCGAATTACAAGACACCGACGACGGCGGTGCCGGCCGCTTTCAAGGAGGCGCCGCCGGGATGGAAAGTCGCGCAACCGTCCGACCACGATCCGCGCGGTGCGTGGTGGGAAGTGTTCGGCGATCCGACGCTGAATGGCCTGATCGAAAAGGCGAACCAAGCGAATCAGTCGATCGCGCAGTACGAGGCCGCCTATCGTCAGGCCACGGCTTTGATCGATCAGGCGCGCAGCAGCTATTTCCCGACGCTGGGTGCCACCGGTAGCGCAACGCGCTCCGGGACCGGCCGCAACGCTTCGTCGACCGGTCGCTCCAGCATCGGCAATAGCTATTCGGCCGAGGCGCAGGCGTCGTGGGAGCCCGATCTCTGGGGCAGTGTGCGCCGGAGCGTGACGTCCGAACGCGCCAGTGCCCAGAGTGCGCAAGCCAATCTTGCCAATGCGCGGTTGTCCGTTCAGGGCACGCTGGCGGAGGACTATTTTCAACTGCGCGCGCTGGATGCGGCACAAGCCTTATACGACGAGACGGTCAGCAGCTATCAGGATTATCTGAAGCTGACGCAGAACCGCTATGCGCAAGGTGTGGCCGCCCGTTCGGACGTGCTGCAGGCACAGACGCAATTGCAGACGGCGCAGGCTTCGGCGGTCGACAACCAGGTCAGTCGCGCCCAATACGAGCATGCGATCGCGGTGCTGGTGGGCGAACCGGCGTCGGTGTTCACGCTGGCGGCGGCGCCTTTGCATGCCGAGCCACCGACGATTCCATTGACACTGCCCTCCTCGCTGCTGGAACGCCGCCCCGATGTCGCGGCGGCCGAGCGTAGCGCGGCATCGGCGAACGAGCAGATCGGCATCGCGCAGGCAGCCTATTTTCCGACGCTGACGCTGTCCGCCTCGGGCGGTTTTGCGAGCAGCGCCTTCTCCGATTGGCTGACGGCACCGGCACGGGTCTGGACCATCGGCCCACAGCTGGCGGCCACCCTGTTCGACGGCGGCTTGCGTCGGGCGAAGGTCGCGGAGGCGCGGGCCAGTTATGACCAAGCGGCGGCCACCTATCGCGCGGCGGTATTGACGGCCTTCCAGGACGTGGAGGACAACCTGTCGAGTCTGCGCATTCTCGCCAACGAGGCCACGATCCAGCGTGACGCCGTGTCGTCGGCGCAGCAGTCGCTGACGATTTCGACCAATGGCTACAAGGCTGGCACGAATCAATACCTCGACGTGTTGACGGCCCAGGCGACGCTGTTGTCGGCGCGCCGTAGTCTGGTCGATGTCGAGGGTCGCCGCATGGTGGCTGCCGCCGGTCTGATCAAGGCGCTGGGCGGCGGCTGGGATGGCCTGTCCGCCCCGGTGGATCGGAATGGCGAGCCGGTTATCGCGGCGGGCGATCCAGCTCCGGATAGTGCCGGAAAATCCCTTCCTCGTTGA
- a CDS encoding glutathione S-transferase produces the protein MHYELYYWPMLQGRGEFVRLALEDAGADYTDVARETHGMDKMQAILDTTAQAAASDVPQLPFAPPFLKAGTQILSQTANILAWLGPRLNLAPDGHSEAALAERAFINGLQLTIADVVAEAHDTHHPIASSLYYEDQKKEAKARAGDFIDNRIPKFLGYFERVITRGAGAGGWLTGDKATYADLSLFQLIEGLHYAFPRGLQGFKQHYPALQTLHGQVAQRPRIAAYLASPRRIAFNEEGIFRHYPELDRPPR, from the coding sequence ATGCACTACGAGCTCTACTATTGGCCGATGCTGCAGGGTCGCGGCGAATTTGTCCGTCTCGCATTGGAAGATGCCGGCGCCGATTACACCGATGTCGCGCGCGAAACGCATGGCATGGACAAGATGCAGGCGATCCTGGACACGACGGCACAGGCGGCCGCCAGCGACGTACCGCAACTGCCGTTCGCCCCGCCGTTTCTGAAAGCCGGCACGCAGATCCTCTCCCAGACGGCGAATATTCTGGCTTGGCTCGGACCACGCCTGAATCTGGCACCCGACGGCCACAGCGAGGCCGCGCTGGCGGAACGGGCCTTCATCAACGGCCTGCAATTGACAATCGCCGATGTCGTCGCCGAAGCGCACGACACGCATCACCCGATCGCCAGCAGTCTTTACTATGAAGATCAGAAGAAGGAGGCGAAGGCCCGCGCCGGCGACTTCATCGACAATCGCATCCCGAAGTTTCTCGGCTATTTCGAGCGCGTGATCACACGCGGTGCGGGCGCAGGCGGTTGGCTGACAGGCGACAAGGCGACTTATGCGGACTTGTCGCTGTTCCAGTTGATCGAAGGCTTGCACTACGCCTTTCCCCGCGGTCTGCAGGGTTTCAAGCAACACTATCCGGCATTGCAGACCTTGCACGGGCAGGTGGCGCAGCGCCCGCGCATCGCGGCCTATCTGGCCTCGCCGCGCCGCATCGCCTTCAACGAGGAAGGGATTTTCCGGCACTATCCGGAGCTGGATCGCCCGCCGCGATAA
- the gshA gene encoding glutamate--cysteine ligase, with protein MNKSTSDYLQRLAVLQDAARSGLLAKGGRGIEKESLRVRSDGSLATSGHPAALGAALTHPELTTDYSEALLEFITPPAADPAAALSRLRVLHGFVHRRLDGEYLWDLSMPGVLPRDTEIPIADYGHSNQGRFKHVYRQGLAVRYGRAMQCIAGIHYNFSLPDALWAPLVGQRDADVPPHDTQSEGYIRLMRNYRRFSWLLLYLFGASPTLDRSFFAERLAKQARADSDAHPGGLALLDDQTLYLPYATSLRMSDLGYHNDAMRERRPDFGSLPRYIRGLEEAIAAPYAPYAAIGTHQDGEWIQLNTNLLQIENELYATVRPKRVNLPGERVTHALTRAGIQYVEIRCLDLNPFDAIGIDETTARFLDAFLLMCALEDSPDDEALQREADANFLAVARDGRRPGKQLQRTGETIGLDAWASALLDQIGITAGLLDEAGQHRGGVSHTDALTRQRHLLNTPAELPSARVLEAVRAAGSYAAFGLQQSRAHAATFTAAPLDPECTATLDALAVSSFAEQRKIEAADDIDFDTFVSRFGKTLSTTD; from the coding sequence ATGAATAAGAGCACATCGGATTATTTGCAGCGGCTGGCCGTTTTGCAGGATGCGGCCCGCTCGGGGCTGCTCGCGAAAGGCGGACGCGGAATCGAAAAAGAAAGTCTGCGCGTGCGCAGCGACGGCAGCCTCGCGACGAGCGGGCATCCTGCCGCGCTGGGCGCCGCCCTGACGCATCCGGAACTGACGACCGACTATTCCGAGGCTTTACTGGAATTCATCACGCCGCCGGCTGCCGATCCGGCCGCCGCGTTGTCGCGCCTGCGGGTACTGCACGGCTTCGTGCATCGGCGCCTGGACGGGGAATACCTGTGGGATCTGTCGATGCCGGGCGTCTTGCCGCGCGACACGGAGATCCCGATCGCCGACTACGGTCATTCGAACCAGGGCCGTTTCAAGCACGTCTATCGGCAGGGGCTGGCCGTGCGCTACGGCCGCGCGATGCAATGCATCGCCGGCATCCACTACAACTTCTCGCTGCCGGATGCGTTGTGGGCACCGCTGGTCGGCCAGCGCGATGCCGACGTGCCGCCGCACGATACCCAGTCGGAAGGGTATATCCGATTGATGCGCAATTACCGTCGCTTCAGTTGGCTGCTGCTTTATCTGTTCGGCGCCTCGCCCACGCTGGACCGCAGTTTCTTCGCCGAACGCCTGGCGAAGCAAGCGCGGGCCGATAGCGATGCGCATCCGGGCGGCCTGGCACTGCTCGATGATCAGACGCTCTATTTGCCCTATGCCACCAGCCTGCGGATGAGCGATCTCGGGTATCACAACGACGCGATGCGCGAGCGTCGGCCGGATTTCGGTTCGCTGCCGCGCTATATCCGCGGCCTGGAAGAGGCGATCGCCGCACCGTACGCGCCATATGCCGCCATCGGTACGCATCAGGACGGCGAGTGGATCCAGCTCAACACCAATCTGCTGCAGATCGAGAACGAGCTGTACGCCACCGTCCGACCCAAACGCGTCAACCTGCCGGGCGAGCGCGTGACGCATGCCTTGACGCGTGCCGGTATCCAATACGTCGAGATCCGCTGCCTGGATCTGAATCCCTTCGATGCCATCGGTATCGATGAAACCACGGCCCGCTTCCTGGATGCCTTCCTGCTGATGTGCGCGCTGGAGGACAGCCCGGACGATGAAGCGCTGCAACGGGAAGCCGATGCGAATTTCCTCGCGGTCGCGCGCGATGGCCGCCGACCCGGCAAGCAATTGCAGCGCACCGGCGAGACCATTGGTCTCGATGCCTGGGCGAGCGCCTTGCTCGATCAGATCGGCATCACGGCCGGCCTGCTGGACGAGGCGGGACAGCACCGCGGCGGTGTATCGCATACCGATGCGCTGACGCGCCAGCGGCACCTGCTGAATACGCCGGCAGAACTGCCGTCGGCGCGCGTCCTGGAGGCGGTGCGCGCCGCGGGGAGTTATGCGGCGTTCGGGCTGCAGCAGAGCCGCGCGCATGCGGCCACGTTCACCGCCGCGCCGCTGGATCCGGAATGCACCGCCACGCTCGATGCGCTGGCCGTCTCGTCGTTTGCCGAGCAGCGGAAGATCGAGGCGGCCGACGATATCGATTTCGATACCTTCGTCAGCCGCTTCGGCAAGACCCTGAGTACGACGGACTGA
- a CDS encoding serine/threonine protein kinase has product MGKPYATLNPDLVLDAIESTGMRVDGRLLTLNSFENRVYQVGIDDAPPVIVKFYRPHRWSDAAILEEHTFLQELGDAEIPAVAPLVLPLGDAAGTTLSTYNGFRFSVFPRRGGRPPELEQSDTLEWLGRFIGRIHQVGARKPYAERGVIDLPTYGTAPRDYLRDSGVVPENLREAYFAIVDLALAAIARGYERAGDIALLRLHGDCHPGNVLWTDAGPHFVDFDDSRMGPAVQDLWMLLPGDRDGQRRALGDVLAGYEDFCEFDQRSLYLIEPLRTLRLIHYSAWLARRWDDPAFPAAFPWFNTQRYWEERILELREQVALMDEEPLWPI; this is encoded by the coding sequence ATGGGCAAGCCCTACGCCACGCTCAACCCGGACCTCGTGCTCGATGCGATCGAATCGACCGGCATGCGCGTGGACGGCCGTCTTCTTACGCTGAACAGTTTCGAAAACCGCGTGTACCAGGTCGGTATCGACGATGCGCCGCCGGTCATCGTGAAGTTCTACCGTCCCCATCGCTGGTCCGACGCGGCAATTCTGGAGGAGCATACGTTCCTCCAGGAACTGGGCGACGCGGAAATCCCGGCTGTCGCTCCCTTGGTGCTGCCGCTCGGCGATGCCGCCGGCACGACGCTCTCAACCTATAACGGCTTTCGTTTCTCGGTGTTTCCGCGTCGCGGTGGCCGCCCGCCGGAACTGGAGCAGTCCGACACATTGGAATGGCTCGGTCGTTTCATCGGCCGTATCCATCAGGTGGGCGCCCGCAAGCCCTACGCCGAACGCGGCGTGATCGATTTGCCGACGTACGGCACCGCGCCCCGCGATTATCTGCGTGACAGTGGCGTGGTTCCGGAGAATCTGCGCGAGGCCTATTTCGCCATCGTCGATCTCGCGCTGGCGGCCATTGCACGCGGGTATGAACGAGCCGGCGATATCGCCCTGCTGCGCCTGCATGGCGACTGCCATCCAGGCAACGTGTTGTGGACCGACGCCGGCCCGCACTTCGTCGATTTCGACGATAGCCGCATGGGGCCGGCCGTGCAGGATCTCTGGATGCTGCTGCCGGGCGATCGCGACGGCCAGCGCCGCGCATTGGGCGATGTGCTGGCGGGCTATGAGGATTTCTGCGAATTCGATCAGCGATCGTTGTATTTGATCGAACCGCTACGAACCTTGCGCCTGATTCACTACAGCGCCTGGCTGGCACGCCGCTGGGACGATCCGGCCTTCCCCGCCGCGTTTCCCTGGTTCAATACGCAGCGGTATTGGGAGGAGCGCATCCTCGAGCTACGTGAGCAGGTCGCGCTGATGGACGAAGAACCGCTCTGGCCGATTTGA